Below is a window of Terriglobales bacterium DNA.
GAGCCGACAACTTTGAAGCCTGTGAATTTTTACTCCCGGTCCTCGGTTTTCGGTTCTCGGGTTTGCCGATACCCCGAGTCTTACAACTGGTAGCCTACAAACCAACCTACTGCCTGGCCATGGCCGGCAACCTATCCCAGGTCTGCCAGAAGACGGCCATGTCGTCGGGCGTGCTGAACGATACGCGCACAAAGTTCTCCATGCGGGCAAAAGGTCGGCCGACGGCAATATTCTCGTCGCGAAAGTGCTTGATGACCTGGCGCACGGGGCGTCCTGTCTCCAGCATCGCGAAATTGGCGAACGAGGGGATGGTGTGCAGCTTGCGCGCGGCTGCCTGGCGCATGAATTCCCGCCGATCGGCGGCATTACG
It encodes the following:
- a CDS encoding aminotransferase class I/II-fold pyridoxal phosphate-dependent enzyme, whose translation is IVARTFSKIYGMAGLRLGYSAAMPETTKLLQAWQLEDNGNMIALHAGLAALDDDTAMHAAVARNAADRREFMRQAAARKLHTIPSFANFAMLETGRPVRQVIKHFRDENIAVGRPFARMENFVRVSFSTPDDMAVFWQTWDRLPAMARQ